The Urbifossiella limnaea nucleotide sequence TGACTCGCTCCAACCTCGTCGCGGGGGCGTTCGTCGCCCTCGCGGCCACACTCGGGTGGGCGGCCGGGGCCGACCGCCTCAGCCTCCCGTTCGCCCGCACGGTCGCCGCCGAGCCTGCCGAGCAGCCCGTCGCGGTGCCGCTCCGCGCGCCCGCGGCGCGGCCCGGCCCCGCCGCCGGTCCCGTCGATTGTGCCCCGGCCGACCCTGTCGCCGCCGCGGTCGCCATCCACAACCAGCAGGTCGTGGCCCAGGCGCAGAAGGACGGGAAGAAGCCGAACATCTGCGTCATCTGGGGCGACGACGTCGGGCAGTCGAACGTCAGCGCCTACACGATGGGGCTGATGGGCTACCGCACCCCGAACATCGACCGGATCGCCCGCGAGGGCATGATCTTCACCGACTACTACGCCGAGCAGAGCTGCACCGCCGGCCGGGCGTCGTTCATCACCGGCCAGCACGGGCTCCGCACCGGGCTCACCAAGGTCGGCCTCCCCGGCGCCACCCTCGGCCTCCAGGCCGAAGACCCGACCATCGCGATCATCCTCCAGATGCTCGGGTACGCGACCGGGCAGTTCGGCAAGAACCACCTCGGCGACCGGAACGAGTTCCTCCCCACCGTCCACGGGTTCGACGAGTTCTACGGCAACCTGTACCACCTGAACGCGGAGGAGGAGCCCGAGCTGCCGGACTACCCGCGCGACCCGGCGTTCCGCGCCCGGTACGGCCCGCGCGGGGTGCTCGACACCAAGGCCAGCGACAAGGACGACCCGACCGTGGACCCGCGGTTCGGCAAGGTCGGCAAGCAGGTCATCAAGGACACCGGCCCGCTGACCAAGAAGCGGATGGAGACGATCGACGACGACGTGGCCGCCCGGTCGGCCGAGTTCATTCAGCGGCAGGCGAAGGCGGGCAAGCCGTTCTTCGTGTGGGTGAACTTTACCCACATGCACCTGCGCACCCACGTCAAGCCGGAGAGCCGTGGCCAGTCCGGCCCGGGGATGAGCGCGTACATCGACGCGATGATCGACCACGACAAGAACGTCGGCACCGTCCTCAAGGCGCTGGAGGACGCCGGGGTGTCGGACAACACGTTCGTGATGTACGGCACCGACAACGGCCCGCATATGAACTCGTGGCCGGACGGCGCCATGACCCCGTTCCGGAACGAGAAGAACTCGAACTGGGAGGGCGCCTACCGGGTGCCGTGCATGGTCCGGTGGCCCGGCCGGATCCGCCCGGGGAGCGTGTCCAACGAGATGGTCGCGCACCTCGACTGGCTGCCGACGTTCGCGGCGATGGCCGGCGACGACCAGATCACCCAGAAGCTGCTGGCGGGGCTGCGGGTCGGGGACCGGACGTACAAGGTCCACCTCGACGGGTACAACCTCGTCCCGTACCTGACCGGGCAGGTGCCGAAGAGCCCGCGCGAGTCGTTCATCTACTGCAACGACGACCAGCAGGTCACCGGCCTGCGGTACCACCAGTGGAAGATCGTGTTCATGGAGCAGCGGGTGCAGGGAACGCTACGCATCTGGGCCGAGCCGTTCGTGATGCTGCGGGTGCCGAAGATTTTCAACCTCCGGCTCGACCCGTACGAGCGGGCCGACATCACCTCGAACACCTACTACGACTGGCTGATGGACCATGTGTTCCTGCTGGTCCCGGCGCAGGACTACATCGGCAAGTTTCTGATGACGTTCCGCGACTACCCGCAGCGGCAGAAGGCCGCGAGCTTCAACCTCGACGACGTGATGCGCCGCCTGTCGGAAGGCCACGGGAGCCGGTGACGCCGTAATGCTCGGGGGCGCCCGGCCGGTCGCACGACCGGCCGGGCGCCCCGTCGTACAACGTGAGTGATCGGTTCACATCTCTGCGGGAGCAGGCAATGCGATCGCTATTGGCCGCGATGCTGGGGGCTGCCTGTCTGCTGGCGGGCCTCGCGCCGGTCGTGCCGGCCCAGCCGCCGGCAGACGCCGGGGTGACGGCGATCGACGTGCTCCTCGACCCGGACGCGGTCATGGCGGACCGGGCCGGCGCGGCGAACGCCCGACTCCGCGGCGACTTCCCGAAGGGCTTCGCCCTCGACGCCGACCACGCCCCGCACGTCACCATCGTCCAGCGGTACGTCCGCACCGCCGACCTGGAGAAGGTCTACTCCGCCGTGGCGAAGGTCGCCGCGGACGAGAACCCGACCGCGCTGGAGCTCCGGGCGACGGGATACTACGACATCCCGTTCCAGGAGCTGGGCCTGGCCGGGATCGTGGTCCGCCCGACGCCCGAGTTGCTCCGCCTCCAACAGAAGGTGATCGACGCCGTCGCCCCGTACACGGTCGCGAAGGGGACCGGCGCCGCGTTCGCCCCCGACCCCACCGGCGCGGCCATCAACCAGCCGACTATCGACTACGTCGCCGGGTTCGTGCCGGCGGGCAGCGGCGCGAAGTACAACCCGCACGTGACCGTGGGCATCGGCACGCGGGCGTTCGTCGACAAGCTCAAGGCCGAACCGTTCGACTCGTTCACCTTCAAGCCGCGGGCGGTCAGCGTCTACCAACTCGGGAATTTCGGCACGGCCCAG carries:
- a CDS encoding arylsulfatase, encoding MMTRSNLVAGAFVALAATLGWAAGADRLSLPFARTVAAEPAEQPVAVPLRAPAARPGPAAGPVDCAPADPVAAAVAIHNQQVVAQAQKDGKKPNICVIWGDDVGQSNVSAYTMGLMGYRTPNIDRIAREGMIFTDYYAEQSCTAGRASFITGQHGLRTGLTKVGLPGATLGLQAEDPTIAIILQMLGYATGQFGKNHLGDRNEFLPTVHGFDEFYGNLYHLNAEEEPELPDYPRDPAFRARYGPRGVLDTKASDKDDPTVDPRFGKVGKQVIKDTGPLTKKRMETIDDDVAARSAEFIQRQAKAGKPFFVWVNFTHMHLRTHVKPESRGQSGPGMSAYIDAMIDHDKNVGTVLKALEDAGVSDNTFVMYGTDNGPHMNSWPDGAMTPFRNEKNSNWEGAYRVPCMVRWPGRIRPGSVSNEMVAHLDWLPTFAAMAGDDQITQKLLAGLRVGDRTYKVHLDGYNLVPYLTGQVPKSPRESFIYCNDDQQVTGLRYHQWKIVFMEQRVQGTLRIWAEPFVMLRVPKIFNLRLDPYERADITSNTYYDWLMDHVFLLVPAQDYIGKFLMTFRDYPQRQKAASFNLDDVMRRLSEGHGSR